One region of Nycticebus coucang isolate mNycCou1 chromosome 10, mNycCou1.pri, whole genome shotgun sequence genomic DNA includes:
- the TEX35 gene encoding testis-expressed protein 35 translates to MSAKRAELKKTNLSKTYKAICLELKPEPTKLRSVFEAMTPARPEIRGEVIWSQGSIAISGSQDLSQTCTYKGVKQEGLPTKTGVTRELKNELREVREELQEKMEEIKQIKTIMDRDFDKLHEFVEIMKEMQKDMDEKMDVLINIQKNNKLPLRKGPKEELQELGLMGKSNTDPQLRLKKMDGADGAPSALPKKTLASQKPKKDPLDPHHPCRTCCEKCLLCALKNNYNQGKKLSHQVWAPFSPLASGAAF, encoded by the exons ATGTCGGCCAAGAGGGCAGAACTGAAGAAAACAAACCTG AGCAAGACCTACAAGGCAATTTGCTTGGAATTGAAGCCAGAGCCGACCAAATTAAGAAGCGTTTTTGAGGCCATGACACCAGCCAGGCCTGAGATCCGTGGGGAGGTGATCTGGAGTCAGGGGTCAATCGCTATTTCTGGCAGCCAAGACCTGTCCCAG ACATGTACCTACAAAGGAGTTAAACAAGAAGGGCTGCCCACCAAAACAGGAGTGACTCGGGAACTAAAG aatgAACTTAGGGAGGTGAGGGAAGAGCTCCAGGAAAAAATGGAGGAGATAAAACAG ATAAAGACTATAATGGACAGGGATTTTGACAAGCTTCATGAATTCGTGGAAATTATGAAG gaaatgcAGAAAGATATGGATGAGAAGATGGATGTTTTAATCAACATACAGAAGAATAACAAGCT TCCCCTTAGAAAAGGACCAAAGGAGGAACTGCAGGAACTTGGGCTGATGGGAAAGAGTAACACAGACCCACAGCTCAGGCTCAAGAAAATGGATGGAGCTGATGGAGCACCCTCTGCTCTTCCCAAGAAAACATTGGCATcacaaaaaccaaagaaagacCCACTGGATCCCCATCATCCATGTAGGACCTGCTGT GAGAAATGTTTGTTGTGTGCCCTAAAGAACAACTACAATCAGGG CAAAAAGCTCTCGCACCAGGTCTGGGCACCGTTTTCACCCTTGGCTTCTGGAGCTGCCTTCTGA